The Methylacidimicrobium sp. B4 genome contains a region encoding:
- a CDS encoding transposase, translating into MREMQVPRIFGIALGYEALNDHEQLHIDPLVALLSGKRDRGEDLAGKSTLEPPGTGGSKRTLPQDRFLSRNRRSVIGRSLP; encoded by the coding sequence ATGCGAGAGATGCAGGTACCCCGCATCTTCGGGATTGCGCTAGGCTACGAGGCTCTCAATGACCACGAGCAGCTGCATATCGATCCGTTGGTGGCTCTCCTGAGCGGCAAAAGGGATCGGGGAGAGGATCTGGCGGGCAAGAGTACGCTTGAGCCGCCTGGAACGGGTGGGTCGAAGAGAACGCTACCACAAGATCGATTCCTCAGCCGAAACCGTCGATCGGTGATTGGTCGATCTCTCCCTTGA
- a CDS encoding AAA family ATPase produces the protein MTDAASLAPTIYALTVERFRGITSLKWKPSRGVNVILGGGDVGKTTILDAIALLLSPVNPTTLSDPDYYDRHIDAGFSIEAVLSLPAGGGMNPSLRRLSSSVW, from the coding sequence ATGACCGACGCCGCGTCACTGGCCCCAACGATCTACGCTCTCACTGTCGAGCGATTTCGCGGCATCACGTCTCTCAAGTGGAAGCCGTCGCGCGGCGTGAATGTCATTCTAGGCGGCGGCGACGTCGGCAAGACCACGATCCTCGATGCCATCGCACTCCTCCTCAGTCCGGTAAATCCGACGACACTCTCCGATCCCGACTATTACGATCGACATATCGACGCGGGCTTCTCCATAGAGGCTGTACTGTCCCTGCCGGCAGGCGGCGGGATGAACCCGAGCCTCCGAAGGTTATCCTCGAGCGTCTGGTAG
- a CDS encoding Fic family protein gives MAKQTPADALASIEEAVRRYPDGASAQEVLRSLAGPIPLRTLQYRLKSLVDRKRLVMDGEGRWARYRISPGAAAIPPAEVAARPEAEPPAIPLSEAGASIRDYVQRALEARKPVGYDRKFLDRYRPNDSFYLTEEDRAHLAAIGRSQIAEQPAGTYAMQILNRLLIDLAWNSSRLEGNTYSLLDTKRLIELGEEAEGRAHLEAQMILNHKDAIEFLVSAADEIGFNRYTILNLHALLANNLLADPTAAGRLRYIAVGIERSAFHPLEVPQLVEETFDQILATAAAITDPFEQAFFVMVQLPYLQPFDDGNKRVSRLAANIPLIKRNLSPLSFADVPRATYREAVLGVYELNKVDLLKDVFIWAYERSAARYAAVRQSLGEPDPFRLRYREQFRELIADLVRARVSRRDAAARIAAWSTREISQDDRQRFGEIVEAELTSLHEGNFARYRIRPSEFAAWRQVWEAK, from the coding sequence TTGGCGAAGCAAACCCCCGCCGATGCGTTGGCCTCCATCGAAGAGGCCGTCCGCCGCTATCCTGACGGCGCGTCGGCGCAAGAGGTCCTGCGCTCCCTTGCGGGCCCGATTCCCCTTCGAACCCTCCAGTACCGCCTGAAATCTCTCGTTGACCGAAAACGACTGGTGATGGACGGCGAAGGCCGCTGGGCGAGGTACCGGATATCCCCTGGTGCCGCCGCTATCCCTCCAGCCGAGGTCGCTGCGCGTCCTGAGGCCGAACCGCCCGCGATTCCTCTATCCGAGGCAGGGGCATCTATCCGTGACTATGTTCAGCGCGCGCTCGAAGCCCGCAAGCCGGTCGGCTACGACCGTAAATTCCTCGACCGCTATCGGCCGAACGATTCCTTTTACCTGACCGAGGAGGATCGCGCACATCTTGCGGCCATCGGCCGCTCGCAGATCGCCGAACAGCCCGCCGGCACCTACGCCATGCAGATCCTCAACAGGCTTCTGATCGATCTCGCTTGGAATTCAAGCCGCCTCGAAGGCAATACCTACTCGCTCCTCGATACCAAGCGTCTCATTGAGTTGGGCGAAGAAGCGGAGGGGCGCGCGCACCTTGAAGCGCAGATGATCCTGAACCACAAGGATGCGATCGAATTCCTGGTCAGCGCTGCCGACGAGATCGGCTTCAACCGTTACACCATCCTCAATCTCCACGCGCTTCTGGCCAACAACCTCCTGGCCGATCCCACAGCAGCCGGCAGGCTGCGTTATATCGCGGTCGGCATCGAGCGCTCGGCATTTCATCCGCTGGAAGTGCCGCAGCTCGTTGAGGAAACCTTCGATCAGATTCTGGCGACGGCGGCTGCGATCACCGATCCTTTCGAGCAAGCCTTCTTCGTCATGGTGCAGCTCCCCTACCTGCAGCCCTTCGACGACGGGAACAAGCGCGTTTCGCGCCTCGCGGCGAACATCCCGCTCATCAAGCGCAACCTATCGCCACTATCATTCGCCGATGTACCCCGGGCGACCTATAGGGAAGCCGTACTCGGCGTCTATGAGCTGAACAAGGTCGATCTTCTCAAGGACGTCTTCATCTGGGCCTACGAGCGTTCGGCCGCCCGCTACGCCGCCGTTCGTCAATCCCTTGGTGAGCCCGATCCGTTCCGGCTTCGCTATCGAGAGCAATTTCGGGAGTTGATCGCCGACCTCGTCCGGGCGCGCGTCAGTCGCAGGGATGCCGCGGCGCGAATAGCCGCCTGGTCAACGAGAGAAATCAGCCAAGACGACCGCCAGCGTTTCGGCGAGATCGTCGAGGCCGAACTCACAAGCCTGCATGAAGGCAATTTCGCCCGCTATCGAATTCGGCCCTCGGAATTCGCGGCCTGGCGGCAAGTCTGGGAGGCGAAATGA
- a CDS encoding type II toxin-antitoxin system VapC family toxin has product MAQQGTPLSRELVLDSSVTLSWFFDGEATAATEALLDLLHNGGKAIVPAHWALEACDILLMAERQKRWTVAESSHFLTILGRLPIETDPQTAPRAATASMELVPSLGLTLSDGAYLELAMRRNLPLATLDKELRTASLKTGVPCLPEGP; this is encoded by the coding sequence GTGGCGCAGCAAGGGACGCCGTTGAGCCGGGAGCTCGTTCTCGACTCCTCAGTCACCCTCTCGTGGTTCTTCGATGGGGAAGCCACAGCCGCCACGGAGGCGTTGCTCGATCTGCTCCACAACGGTGGAAAGGCTATTGTTCCGGCACATTGGGCATTGGAGGCTTGCGACATCTTGCTCATGGCCGAGCGGCAGAAGCGTTGGACCGTTGCCGAGTCGAGCCACTTCCTGACCATCCTTGGGAGACTCCCCATCGAGACAGATCCGCAAACGGCTCCCCGAGCGGCAACTGCGAGCATGGAGCTGGTGCCCTCTCTTGGGCTCACGCTCTCTGACGGTGCCTATCTTGAGCTGGCGATGCGCCGCAATCTCCCCTTGGCGACACTCGACAAGGAGCTGCGCACTGCCTCTCTGAAGACCGGCGTTCCCTGCCTGCCTGAGGGGCCCTGA
- a CDS encoding Fic family protein, with protein sequence MKGSQVMDAGNRRLGSYVERSAGGERVRAYVPAPLPPDPPLELGRFMNVYECAIASIGRLDGVTTILPSTPLFLYMYVRKEALLSAQIEGTQSSLSDLLLFENHEAPAVGLDDVTEVSNYVAAIYHGVSRLRGGFPLSLRLIRDMHAILLKSGRGAAKQPGEFRRSQNWIGGTRPGNALFVPPPPDRLDECLDALEHFLHTEDPALPPLIRAGMAHVQFETIHPFLDGNGRLGRLLITLILCEAGVLHEPILYLSLFLKSRRDDYYRLLQEVREAGAWESWMEFFLSGIAQTAEQAAETARKLMALFEDHRQKIAGLGRLASSALRVHELMQASPIVTIKTASDKLGISFPTAGAALENLAKIGIVREFTGRHRGRIYSYSDCLALLDQGTDPLPL encoded by the coding sequence ATGAAAGGATCGCAGGTGATGGACGCGGGGAACCGGAGGCTTGGTAGCTATGTCGAGAGGAGCGCAGGGGGCGAGCGCGTGCGCGCCTACGTGCCTGCGCCGTTGCCGCCCGATCCCCCGCTCGAGCTGGGGCGGTTCATGAATGTCTACGAGTGCGCGATCGCCTCCATCGGGCGCCTTGACGGTGTGACCACGATCCTGCCATCGACGCCGCTCTTCCTCTACATGTACGTCCGCAAGGAAGCCCTGCTCTCCGCGCAGATTGAGGGCACGCAATCCTCGCTGTCCGACCTGCTCCTGTTTGAAAATCACGAGGCGCCAGCCGTCGGCCTCGACGACGTGACCGAAGTGTCGAACTATGTCGCGGCGATCTACCATGGTGTTTCGCGTCTGCGCGGTGGATTTCCTCTGTCGCTCAGGTTGATTCGCGACATGCATGCGATCCTGCTCAAGTCCGGGCGTGGCGCCGCAAAGCAACCGGGCGAATTCCGCCGCTCGCAGAACTGGATCGGGGGAACCCGTCCCGGTAACGCCCTGTTCGTGCCTCCGCCGCCAGACAGGCTGGATGAATGCCTGGATGCGCTGGAGCATTTTTTGCACACCGAGGACCCGGCCCTCCCTCCCCTCATCAGGGCGGGCATGGCCCACGTCCAGTTCGAGACGATCCATCCCTTCCTCGACGGGAATGGACGGTTGGGCCGGCTGCTCATCACGCTGATCCTGTGTGAGGCCGGGGTGTTGCACGAACCGATCCTCTACCTGAGCCTCTTCCTGAAATCCCGGCGCGACGACTACTACCGTCTGCTACAGGAGGTTCGGGAGGCGGGCGCGTGGGAGAGCTGGATGGAGTTCTTCCTGTCCGGCATCGCGCAGACGGCCGAGCAAGCAGCCGAGACGGCGCGCAAGCTCATGGCGCTGTTCGAGGACCACCGGCAGAAGATCGCCGGCCTCGGTCGATTGGCCTCGTCGGCACTTCGGGTCCATGAGCTGATGCAGGCAAGTCCGATCGTCACCATCAAGACGGCTTCCGATAAGCTCGGCATTTCTTTCCCGACCGCCGGCGCGGCCTTGGAGAATCTCGCCAAGATCGGCATCGTCCGGGAGTTTACAGGACGGCACCGTGGCCGGATCTACTCCTATTCGGACTGTCTGGCGTTGCTTGACCAGGGAACCGATCCGCTGCCGCTCTGA
- a CDS encoding tetratricopeptide repeat protein, producing MEQAAKKGDAQAQCKLGFAYYQGKGVPRDFTEAVYWFRKSAEQGNAEAQFISGRAYYVGVGVPQNYTQAIYWYRKSAEQGNAEAQFSLGLAYSEGKGVPKDYAQAVYWFRKAAEQGDAVAQFALGFAYNEGKGVPQDYAQAVFWYRKAAEQGNAAAEFNLAIAYLEGKVVPQDSTQAVFWFRKAAEQGDAKAQFALGFAYNEGKGVPQDSTQAVNWFRKAAEQGDAAAQCNLGFAYAHGQGVPQDSTQAVYWYRKAAEQGNAAAEFNLAIAYLEGKGVPQDSTQAVFWFRKAAEQGNAAAELNLGLAYHEGKGVPQDYAQAVYWFRKAAEQGNAEAQCNLGFAYAHGQGVPQDYAQAVYWYRKAAEQGDAAAQFNLALAYDEGKGVPLDSTQAVYWYRKAAEQGDAAAELNLGFAYDEGEGVPQDSTQAVFWYRKAAEQGDAAAQFNLAIAYNEGKGVPQDYAQAVFWYRKAAEQGNAKAQYNLGFAYDEGQGVPQDYAQAVFWYRKAAEQGNAKAQYNLGCAYAHGQGVPQDSTQAVYWFRKAAEQRDAVAQFALGFAYDEGEGVQQDSTQAVFWYRKAAEQGNAKAQYNLGFAYAHGQGVPQDYAQAVYWYRKAAEQGNADAKERLAALEARRK from the coding sequence TTGGAGCAAGCGGCCAAGAAGGGGGATGCCCAAGCGCAATGCAAGCTGGGCTTTGCCTATTACCAAGGCAAAGGCGTTCCCCGAGATTTTACAGAGGCAGTCTATTGGTTTCGGAAATCGGCTGAGCAGGGGAATGCCGAGGCGCAATTCATCAGCGGCCGCGCCTACTATGTTGGTGTAGGCGTTCCTCAAAATTATACTCAGGCAATCTATTGGTATCGGAAATCGGCTGAGCAGGGGAATGCCGAGGCGCAATTCAGCCTGGGCCTTGCCTACTCTGAAGGCAAAGGCGTTCCGAAGGATTACGCCCAGGCGGTCTATTGGTTTCGGAAAGCAGCCGAACAGGGGGATGCCGTGGCGCAATTCGCTTTGGGCTTTGCCTACAACGAAGGCAAAGGCGTTCCACAAGATTATGCCCAGGCAGTGTTTTGGTATCGAAAAGCGGCCGAACAGGGGAATGCCGCGGCGGAATTCAATCTGGCCATTGCCTACTTAGAAGGCAAAGTCGTCCCGCAGGATTCCACCCAGGCCGTGTTTTGGTTTCGGAAAGCAGCCGAACAGGGGGATGCCAAGGCCCAATTCGCTTTGGGCTTTGCCTACAACGAAGGCAAAGGCGTTCCGCAGGATTCCACCCAGGCGGTCAATTGGTTCCGGAAAGCGGCCGAACAAGGAGATGCCGCGGCGCAATGTAACCTAGGCTTCGCCTATGCGCATGGCCAGGGCGTTCCGCAGGATTCCACCCAGGCGGTCTATTGGTATCGAAAAGCGGCCGAACAGGGGAATGCCGCGGCGGAATTCAATCTGGCCATTGCCTACTTAGAAGGCAAAGGCGTCCCGCAGGATTCCACCCAGGCCGTGTTTTGGTTTCGGAAAGCAGCCGAACAGGGGAATGCCGCGGCGGAACTCAATTTGGGCCTTGCCTACCACGAAGGCAAAGGCGTCCCGCAGGATTACGCCCAGGCGGTCTATTGGTTTCGGAAAGCAGCCGAGCAGGGGAATGCCGAGGCGCAATGTAACCTAGGCTTCGCCTATGCGCATGGCCAGGGCGTTCCGCAGGATTATGCTCAGGCGGTCTATTGGTATCGAAAAGCGGCCGAACAAGGAGATGCCGCGGCGCAATTCAATCTGGCCCTTGCCTACGACGAAGGGAAAGGCGTTCCGCTGGATTCCACCCAGGCGGTCTATTGGTATCGAAAAGCGGCCGAACAAGGAGATGCCGCGGCGGAACTCAATTTGGGCTTTGCCTACGACGAAGGGGAAGGCGTTCCGCAGGATTCCACCCAGGCAGTGTTTTGGTATCGAAAAGCGGCCGAACAAGGAGATGCCGCGGCGCAATTCAACCTGGCCATTGCTTACAACGAAGGCAAAGGCGTCCCGCAGGATTACGCCCAGGCAGTGTTTTGGTATCGAAAAGCAGCCGAACAGGGGAATGCCAAGGCGCAATATAATCTAGGGTTCGCCTACGATGAAGGCCAAGGCGTCCCGCAGGATTACGCTCAGGCAGTGTTTTGGTATCGAAAAGCGGCCGAACAGGGGAATGCCAAGGCGCAATATAATCTAGGGTGCGCCTATGCGCATGGCCAAGGCGTTCCGCAGGATTCCACCCAGGCGGTCTATTGGTTTCGGAAAGCAGCCGAACAGAGGGATGCTGTGGCGCAATTCGCTTTGGGCTTTGCCTACGACGAAGGGGAAGGCGTCCAGCAGGATTCCACCCAGGCAGTGTTTTGGTATCGAAAAGCGGCCGAACAGGGGAATGCCAAGGCGCAATATAATCTAGGGTTCGCCTATGCGCATGGCCAGGGCGTTCCGCAGGATTATGCTCAGGCGGTCTATTGGTATCGAAAAGCGGCCGAACAGGGGAATGCCGATGCGAAGGAACGTCTTGCTGCCCTCGAAGCACGACGAAAATAA
- a CDS encoding HEPN domain-containing protein: MSWRAYLRLAEDRLEALGVFRERRSYANLRREAQERVALVLKAALRFLGIDPPRAHEVGSLVVAELEAFPTEAFSAAEGEEAYQCAALAVPWLRRLLSSQAH, encoded by the coding sequence TTGAGCTGGCGTGCTTATCTACGCTTGGCCGAAGATCGGCTGGAGGCGCTCGGAGTCTTCCGGGAGAGACGATCCTACGCCAATCTTCGGCGAGAGGCGCAAGAGAGGGTTGCGCTTGTGCTCAAAGCGGCTTTGCGATTCCTGGGGATCGATCCTCCGCGGGCGCACGAGGTCGGGAGCCTTGTTGTGGCAGAGCTCGAGGCCTTTCCGACCGAAGCCTTTTCCGCAGCGGAAGGAGAGGAGGCCTACCAGTGTGCGGCCTTGGCCGTCCCCTGGCTCCGGAGGCTGTTGAGCAGCCAGGCCCATTGA
- a CDS encoding type II toxin-antitoxin system Phd/YefM family antitoxin, which produces MISPASIPLAEAKNKLSELMDRVSRGEEIVISRHNIDIARIVPIGRPPRRDILEAIAKMRATRKQRSASLEEILQWRSKGRR; this is translated from the coding sequence ATGATCTCCCCTGCTTCTATTCCTCTTGCCGAGGCAAAGAACAAGCTCTCCGAGCTCATGGATCGAGTGAGTCGGGGCGAGGAGATTGTCATCAGCCGCCACAATATCGACATTGCCCGGATCGTTCCGATCGGGCGTCCTCCCCGGCGAGACATCCTCGAGGCCATTGCCAAGATGCGCGCGACCCGCAAGCAGAGAAGTGCCAGTCTTGAGGAGATCCTCCAGTGGCGCAGCAAGGGACGCCGTTGA
- a CDS encoding ISL3 family transposase yields the protein MDANKLFAAALQLGSEWKVSRSELSAKEHTLKIWLDFQQGHRFPCPECRRASPVHDTVEKRWRHRNFWQYRTELIARVPRIDCPEHGVRLVEVPWARAGSGFTLMMEAVILMLSREMSVSAMAEMLKEQDTRLWRVLGHYVEKAYRREDWSEVKKILVDETSSKRGHRYVTVVTDAESRKLLFLAEGRGKEALEAFAKEMKEHNADPGQIEAICMDMSPSYISGAREFFPKAERIFDHFHVMQMAGEAVDQVRKEFGRQGLLPKGSLWALRGNEWTRSEEQKGLRSSLCAAYPRLGRAIGLREALQEILSQEDPQELRWWFRWADRSRLAPFRRLSKTIKEHLGGIIAFLQSRITNGTIEAINGLIQLAKRMARGFRSFRYLRIAAFLKAGKLRLDLPALPT from the coding sequence ATGGACGCGAACAAGCTTTTTGCTGCGGCGCTGCAACTGGGTTCGGAATGGAAGGTGAGCCGGAGTGAGCTCTCCGCGAAGGAGCACACTCTGAAGATCTGGCTCGATTTTCAGCAAGGTCATCGGTTTCCCTGTCCGGAATGTCGAAGAGCTTCCCCCGTACACGACACGGTGGAGAAGCGGTGGAGGCACAGGAACTTCTGGCAGTACCGGACCGAGTTGATCGCTCGGGTTCCTCGGATCGACTGTCCGGAGCATGGAGTTCGGCTGGTGGAGGTTCCTTGGGCCAGGGCGGGGAGCGGGTTTACTCTCATGATGGAGGCGGTCATTTTGATGCTTTCCCGGGAGATGTCGGTTTCCGCGATGGCGGAGATGCTCAAGGAGCAAGATACCCGGCTCTGGCGGGTCTTGGGGCACTACGTGGAAAAGGCCTACCGACGCGAGGACTGGAGCGAGGTCAAGAAGATCCTGGTGGATGAGACCAGTAGCAAGCGGGGCCACCGTTACGTGACGGTCGTTACCGATGCGGAGAGCCGGAAGCTGCTCTTCCTTGCCGAGGGGAGAGGAAAGGAGGCTCTGGAGGCCTTCGCCAAGGAGATGAAGGAACATAATGCCGATCCGGGGCAGATCGAAGCGATCTGCATGGATATGAGCCCCTCCTACATCTCTGGAGCCCGGGAGTTTTTTCCGAAGGCGGAGAGGATTTTTGATCATTTCCATGTCATGCAGATGGCGGGAGAGGCGGTCGACCAGGTGCGCAAGGAGTTCGGGCGTCAAGGGTTGCTGCCGAAAGGAAGCCTCTGGGCGCTCCGAGGTAACGAATGGACGCGAAGCGAGGAGCAGAAGGGTCTGCGGAGTTCCCTTTGCGCCGCCTATCCTCGATTGGGAAGAGCCATTGGGTTGCGAGAGGCTCTCCAAGAGATCCTCTCCCAGGAGGATCCCCAAGAGCTCCGCTGGTGGTTCCGGTGGGCGGATCGCAGTCGGCTTGCCCCCTTCCGAAGACTCTCCAAAACCATCAAAGAGCATCTGGGGGGAATCATCGCCTTTCTCCAGAGCCGGATCACCAACGGAACCATCGAAGCGATCAACGGGCTGATCCAGCTGGCCAAAAGGATGGCCAGAGGCTTTCGGAGCTTCCGCTACCTGAGAATTGCCGCGTTCCTCAAAGCCGGAAAGTTGCGGCTCGATCTTCCCGCCCTACCCACTTGA
- a CDS encoding AbrB/MazE/SpoVT family DNA-binding domain-containing protein, translating to MARSFRSFRYQSIAAFLKAGKLRHHLPALPTGNGEEAFSRIAMQAAKRAHRLAVRLPATVVDALERKEGDEMEIPVAAARAFAVARNPGPEELLKRLRAFRARLSARTRRMPGSFLDPSLISLLRPWPMVTPSGQRTCTMAWSTGTGFGSLEPFRAAGSLSLGGRMCLGDGGDADLAQAGNATERLA from the coding sequence ATGGCCAGAAGCTTTCGAAGCTTCCGCTACCAGAGCATTGCCGCGTTCCTCAAAGCCGGAAAGTTGCGGCATCATCTTCCGGCTCTACCTACGGGAAACGGAGAAGAGGCATTTAGCAGGATCGCAATGCAGGCCGCGAAGCGGGCCCATCGCTTGGCCGTCCGTCTGCCGGCGACGGTCGTCGACGCGCTGGAGCGAAAGGAAGGCGACGAGATGGAAATTCCTGTTGCCGCTGCGCGAGCCTTTGCGGTCGCCCGCAATCCTGGGCCGGAAGAGCTCCTGAAGCGCCTGCGCGCGTTTCGTGCACGACTGTCCGCTAGGACAAGGCGAATGCCCGGTAGCTTCCTCGATCCGTCGTTGATCTCGCTTCTGCGCCCCTGGCCAATGGTGACACCCTCTGGTCAGAGGACATGCACGATGGCTTGGTCCACGGGGACCGGCTTCGGATCCCTGGAGCCATTCCGCGCCGCCGGATCTCTCAGCTTGGGTGGCAGAATGTGCCTGGGGGATGGCGGGGACGCGGACCTGGCTCAGGCAGGGAATGCGACGGAGAGGCTCGCTTAA
- a CDS encoding transposase — translation MVLGFDAPNIPLYGQEPERFFLGVSDAYCDLPLSIFAKDQLLGVRLRPSNPDAAEGSLAEILRIVGHLRTHWPEVKIVLQADSGLLPEVVDKANALTSS, via the coding sequence GTGGTGCTCGGGTTTGATGCGCCCAACATCCCTCTTTACGGACAAGAGCCCGAGCGCTTCTTCCTTGGGGTTTCCGATGCGTATTGTGATTTGCCGCTCTCCATCTTCGCTAAAGATCAACTCCTCGGTGTGCGGCTTCGGCCATCGAACCCGGATGCGGCGGAGGGATCCCTTGCCGAGATCCTCCGGATCGTGGGACACCTCCGCACCCATTGGCCCGAGGTCAAGATCGTGCTCCAGGCCGACTCGGGGCTTCTGCCGGAAGTGGTGGACAAGGCCAACGCCCTCACCTCCTCGTGA